The genome window AATCTTAGGATTTATTGAAAACTCCCTCATTGATTGGGATGGAAAAATTTCAGCAGTAATCTTTCTTGGTGGCTGTAATTTTAAATGTCCCTTTTGCCAAAATTATCCGATTGTCAAAAGAGATAAATTATTAAGAAGATACAAATTATCAGATATTTTAGAATATCTAAGAAATAACCAAAAATTTATTGATAGTGTTGTGATCACTGGTGGCGAACCATTAATCAATCCTGGGATTTTTGATTTAGTGAGAAGTTTCAAAGAGATTGGTTTTCTAATAAAATTAGACACTAATGGTTATTTCTATTTTAATCTTTTATCTTTAATAAAAGAAAATCTTATTGACTATGTCGCGATGGATATCAAAACAAGTTTTAAAAAATACCATAAAGCAGTCGGCAGGAAAATAGAACTCTCATTAATTAAAGATAGTATTGAACTTTTAAAAGAAGAAAAAGTTGACTATGAATTTCGGACAACCTTGGTGCCGA of candidate division WOR-3 bacterium contains these proteins:
- a CDS encoding anaerobic ribonucleoside-triphosphate reductase activating protein produces the protein MEILGFIENSLIDWDGKISAVIFLGGCNFKCPFCQNYPIVKRDKLLRRYKLSDILEYLRNNQKFIDSVVITGGEPLINPGIFDLVRSFKEIGFLIKLDTNGYFYFNLLSLIKENLIDYVAMDIKTSFKKYHKAVGRKIELSLIKDSIELLKEEKVDYEFRTTLVP